From Lolium perenne isolate Kyuss_39 chromosome 5, Kyuss_2.0, whole genome shotgun sequence, a single genomic window includes:
- the LOC127301132 gene encoding F-box/LRR-repeat protein 14 — protein sequence MEDLPDALVTEILKNITRTSDLNSLSLVSKQHYKMEGNQRGALRVGSGLCTTTEALTSLCARFPNLLKVEIDYSGWIPGHGNQLDNKGLFVFSSHCSSLIDLTLSFCSYIDDSGLGCLAYCKTLVSLTLNSAPQITSIGLFSVAAGCTSLSALHLIECEKIDSVEWLEYLGRNGSLEELVVKNCEGINHHDFVKFGSGWMKLQKFEFERKREKYDHRLGGEVYDSSFDAHNTDIYDFCCESLKDLRLAHIKTWPEKGLRVILGKCKALENLCLQYVRALNDNDMIALSRSCRNLKSISLWLSLQRYHSEGSHYEARTSFTDNSLYALALNCHMLQTVDLKFLGCSPSWPSEIAFTQRGFLALIRSCPIRVLVLNTANFLDDEGMKAISSLPHLETLEIVFSHAVTDAGMRFIAHTPCLSNLTLQMCHELTDAGVAELGRAHKLESLVIEYCGVVSLQAVQGVAKSVHYSKDCSAALRKKIGFGNGY from the coding sequence ATGGAGGATCTACCGGATGCTTTGGTGACAGAGATTCTCAAGAATATCACCAGGACAAGTGATCTGAATTCTCTTTCCCTCGTGTCAAAACAGCACTACAAGATGGAGGGAAATCAAAGGGGTGCTCTCCGTGTTGGTTCCGGTCTTTGCACTACTACGGAAGCACTGACATCACTGTGTGCCCGGTTCCCAAATTTGTTGAAAGTGgaaatcgattactctggctggaTACCTGGACATGGAAATCAGTTGGACAACAAAGGCCTCTTTGTGTTTTCATCTCACTGTTCCTCGCTGATCGATCTCACCTTAAGCTTCTGCTCATACATCGATGACTCTGGGCTTGGTTGTTTAGCTTACTGCAAGACATTGGTGTCTCTCACGCTAAACTCTGCACCGCAAATAACGTCAATTGGGCTTTTCTCGGTTGCAGCTGGTTGCACGAGTCTGTCTGCTCTCCACCTTATTGAATGCGAGAAAATTGACAGCGTAGAGTGGCTGGAATACCTTGGTAGGAATGGATCGTTGGAAGAGCTTGTAGTGAAGAATTGCGAAGGAATCAATCATCATGACTTCGTAAAGTTTGGTTCAGGATGGATGAAGCTCCAGAAGTTCGAGTTTGAGAGGAAAAGAGAAAAATATGATCATCGTCTTGGTGGTGAGGTCTATGACTCCTCGTTTGATGCTCACAACACGGATATATATGATTTCTGCTGTGAGAGTTTGAAAGATTTAAGGTTGGCGCATATTAAAACTTGGCCAGAAAAAGGACTACGTGTTATCCTAGGTAAGTGTAAAGCATTGGAGAACCTCTGCCTTCAGTATGTTCGTGCCCTAAATGACAATGACATGATTGCACTATCTCGGAGCTGCAGGAACCTTAAAAGCATCTCACTTTGGCTCTCACTTCAGCGCTACCATTCTGAAGGCAGCCATTATGAAGCCAGGACGTCTTTTACGGATAACAGCCTGTACGCTCTAGCTCTCAACTGTCATATGCTTCAGACCGTAGACCTCAAATTTTTAGGATGTTCTCCTAGCTGGCCATCAGAAATAGCATTCACACAGAGAGGTTTTCTAGCGCTCATTCGGTCCTGCCCAATTCGTGTTCTCGTGCTGAACACTGCCAACTTCTTGGATGACGAGGGGATGAAGGCCATCTCGTCCTTACCACATCTGGAGACACTCGAAATTGTATTTTCTCATGCAGTAACAGATGCTGGGATGCGCTTCATCGCACACACCCCATGCTTGAGTAATCTCACACTTCAGATGTGTCATGAGTTGACTGATGCTGGAGTGGCTGAGCTGGGACGTGCTCATAAGTTGGAGTCTTTGGTCATCGAGTATTGTGGCGTGGTCTCTCTGCAAGCTGTGCAGGGTGTTGCCAAGTCAGTTCACTACTCCAAAGACTGTTCAGCCGCTCTTAGGAAGAAAATAGGTTTCGGTAACGGCTATTGA
- the LOC127301135 gene encoding putative hydrolase C777.06c, with translation MSGAAGAGAIAALLRAHRLPMLHSPFPPRSLAAVRSLRARLPLPRAPASAAPRFSLPNLRLGAASPRSFSTSCRVAPGGGGAVSASEAEKERTRQSELIFLGTGTSEGIPRVSCLTDPSKTCPVCTKAMEPGSPNRRRNTGIMLRHVTPSGTSNILIDAGKFFYHSAIQWFPAFGLREIDAVIITHSHADAIGGLDCLRDWTNNVQPSIPIYVAQRDFEVMKMTHHYLVDTSTVIPGAAVSTLQFNIIKEEPFTVHNLEVIPLPVWHGQDYRSLGFRFGDTCYISDVSDIPEETYGLLEDCELLILDALRPDRSSSTHFGLPRALEEVRKIKPKKTLFTGMMHLMDHEEVNGDLARLMETEGLDIQLSYDGLSIPVRL, from the exons ATGTCAGGGGCGGCCGGCGCCGGCGCGATCGCCGCGCTCCTGCGTGCGCACCGCCTGCCCATGCTGCATTCGCCGTTCCCGCCGCGCTCGCTCGCCGCGGTCCGCTCCCTGCGCGCGCGCCTCCCTCTCCCGCGCGCCCCGGCGTCCGCCGCGCCCCGCTTCTCCCTCCCGAACCTCCGCCTCGGTGCTGCATCCC CGCGCTCCTTCTCCACCTCCTGCCGCGTTGCCCCCGGCGGCGGTGGCGCGGTCTCCGCCTCGGAGGCGGAGAAGGAGCGCACGCGGCAGTCGgagctcatcttcctcggcacggGCACCAGCGAGGGCATCCCGCGTGTCAGCTGCCTCACCGACCCCTCCAAGACTTGCCCC GTTTGCACTAAGGCGATGGAGCCGGGGAGCCCGAACAGAAGGCGCAACACCGGCATCATGCTGCGCCACGTCACGCCGTCTGGCACCTCCAACATCCTCATCGACGCTGGAAA GTTCTTCTACCACTCCGCAATCCAGTGGTTTCCTGCTTTTGG GTTAAGGGAGATTGATGCCGTGATTATCACCCATTCTCATGCTGATGCGATTGGAG GCCTTGACTGCCTTCGTGATTGGACGAACAATGTCCAGCCATCCATCCCAATTTATGTGGCACAACGTGATTTTGAG GTGATGAAGATGACCCACCACTACTTGGTTGACACAAGTACGGTAATACCTGGAGCCGCAGTTTCAACATTGCAATTCAACATTATAAAAGAGGAACCATTTACAGTTCACAATCTTGAG GTGATTCCTTTGCCTGTATGGCATGGTCAGGATTACCGTTCCCTTGGCTTCCGGTTTGGTGACACATGCTACATAAG TGATGTCAGTGATATCCCTGAAGAAACCTACGGACTTCTGGAAGACTGTGAACTCCTTATATTG GATGCTCTGAGACCTGATCGGTCTTCTTCAACACACTTTGGATTACCTAGG GCCCTTGAGGAAGTCAGGAAAATCAAACCAAAGAAAACACTCTTTACTG gaATGATGCATTTAATGGACCATGAGGAAGTAAACGGTGATCTTGCGAGGCTGATGGAAACAGAGGGGCTTGACATCCAGCTTAGCTATGATGGTCTCAGTATACCTGTAAGGCTCTAG
- the LOC127301136 gene encoding uncharacterized protein, whose amino-acid sequence MKKGSAHHKETHGTSGDISEETSVECVRAPNLLERAKEEIEALVSAIHGKMEHHSSPRRKEGELHKDSKEAIHATTHNKTHETETHGTSNDISEDTPVDKVKGPNVFERAKEEIEAIVEAIIPKKGSDK is encoded by the exons ATGAAAAAAGGCAGTGCCCACCACAAGGAGACTCACGGAACCAGCGGCGACATAAGCGAGGAAACGTCTGTGGAGTGCGTGAGGGCCCCCAATCTGCTCGAACGCGCCAAGGAAGAGATCGAAGCTCTCGTGTCAGCTATCCACGGCAAGATGGAGCACCACTCCAGTCCCCGCAGGAAGGAGGGTG AATTGCACAAGGACTCCAAGGAAGCCATTCATGCAACCACGCATAACAAGACCCATGAGACCGAAACTCATGGTACAAGCAATGATATAAGCGAGGACACCCCAGTTGACAAAGTGAAAGGCCCCAATGTGTTTGAACGTGCCAAGGAAGAGATCGAGGCTATCGTTGAGGCTATCATTCCGAAGAAAGGATCTGATAAGTGA